GGTAACGGTCGCAAAGCTATAAGGGGGAAGCGGCCCAACGCACTTGAAATGGAGCTTCCCTTCAAAAACCCGATCGACCTCCTCAAGGATATGGAAAAACCCCTTCTGGAGGTCCCGACGGACCAGAAAAGAGGTATTAAAAATCATTCCGTCATTCTGAAGATCATGGTTGGCTGAGTCAACGACAGCACCTCCCAACAATTGGGTTATTTTCCGAACCCAGGCATCCGCACGCCGTTTAAGAGCCTCGGCAAGCAGCTTGCCGATATGGAAAGGATCAGCACGATTCTGCACCATCTGTTGCTTGCAGGCCGCAATCTCCGGATCTTCCTCCGATATCTCCTGAAGCATCGTCCGAACATCCCATGTCACTATGAGGTCCATTTCAACAGAGTCTTTCATTTGTGCAACCAACCGCTTCAAGAGCGGCCCTGACCCCTCCAAAATTCTGTCTAGTTCGGATCGATCACCCAGTATCGTCCCAAATTTAAACGGAAGGACAAAAAAACGTTTCATGACCGATTCGAGCGTCTGCTGATGGGCGAGAAGGAGTGAAACCAACTCCTCTTTCTG
This window of the Deltaproteobacteria bacterium genome carries:
- a CDS encoding GvpL/GvpF family gas vesicle protein; this encodes MDLYLYGVIEGDRPMDFGSIGFDGKNVTAIPGNGLGAVVGNSPQKGIDHLQKEELVSLLLAHQQTLESVMKRFFVLPFKFGTILGDRSELDRILEGSGPLLKRLVAQMKDSVEMDLIVTWDVRTMLQEISEEDPEIAACKQQMVQNRADPFHIGKLLAEALKRRADAWVRKITQLLGGAVVDSANHDLQNDGMIFNTSFLVRRDLQKGFFHILEEVDRVFEGKLHFKCVGPLPPYSFATVTLKRFDPAQIREAATLLHLEGKVEISRLKKIYRELSRTVHPDHHVGVSAEQFERLSEAYELVADYCREGARSLGEEAVVQYIRLDSLTLQGETR